A genomic stretch from Terriglobia bacterium includes:
- a CDS encoding LysE family translocator, with protein MMFDAGYNAFVIVAAALVISPGATMAVVTEMALRRGRGAALLTVIGVNVANSSLALASMFGLSAVFHQWPSLLRAVSVCGAVYLTWLGARTLWQASRTQGGDVRGPAKPPAGRQSSAVVRGILTNLLNPSVILFYMLLLPQFIGRSDPFLRRFLLLAATHVCMSIVWLSAYAMAVGTLSERLARPQVRRTMEWVTGSVLVILGVKLILK; from the coding sequence ATGATGTTCGATGCCGGTTACAATGCGTTCGTGATCGTGGCGGCGGCGCTCGTAATCAGCCCGGGAGCCACGATGGCCGTCGTAACTGAGATGGCCCTCCGCCGGGGCCGCGGCGCCGCCCTCCTGACGGTGATAGGCGTGAACGTCGCCAACTCCTCGTTGGCACTGGCCTCAATGTTTGGTCTTTCTGCAGTTTTTCACCAATGGCCCTCGCTGCTTCGCGCCGTCAGCGTCTGCGGCGCAGTTTATCTCACCTGGCTGGGAGCGCGCACCTTGTGGCAGGCAAGCCGGACGCAGGGCGGTGACGTGCGCGGCCCGGCGAAGCCGCCGGCCGGAAGGCAATCCTCGGCGGTCGTGCGCGGAATTCTGACGAACCTGCTGAACCCGTCAGTGATTCTCTTTTACATGCTTCTCCTGCCGCAATTCATCGGCAGGTCCGATCCTTTCCTCCGTCGTTTCCTGCTGCTTGCCGCGACGCACGTTTGCATGAGCATCGTGTGGCTCTCGGCCTACGCGATGGCCGTCGGAACGCTGAGCGAGCGCCTGGCGCGTCCGCAGGTGCGCCGGACCATGGAATGGGTGACCGGCTCCGTGCTGGTGATTCTGGGCGTGAAGCTGATCCTCAAATGA
- a CDS encoding succinylglutamate desuccinylase/aspartoacylase family protein, producing MRSRITVGLVIWCSIFAGTAFRAPQEKPFAVGTAAAQRGHKATGAIEVPAGSDAALNIPVAVIHGAKPGPVLAIVSGLHGTEYASIIAVERLIERIDPASVAGTVILLPLVNINSFEQKVPHVNPVDGKSMNRMYPGDRNGTQTDRASYFITREVVEKCDHLIDLHGGDLDESLRPYSYWTKTGNDKQDAISREMVLAFGLDHIIISTDRPKDPAASRYLENTATTRGKPSITAEAGHAGTVEPEDVEALARGCLSVMRYFKMLPGQPERVEHPVWIEKIHTIASERNGIFYPLVRRGTYVAEGMAVGYLTDYVGNKILEARAPAAGIVLFIRAVPSMTKGETIANIGVVGASK from the coding sequence ATGCGAAGCAGAATAACGGTCGGTTTGGTGATCTGGTGTTCGATTTTTGCCGGCACGGCCTTTCGTGCGCCTCAGGAAAAGCCCTTTGCGGTAGGAACCGCAGCGGCACAGCGCGGACACAAGGCAACGGGCGCAATCGAGGTTCCCGCAGGAAGCGATGCCGCGCTGAACATCCCGGTCGCGGTGATCCACGGCGCAAAGCCTGGGCCTGTGCTCGCCATTGTTTCCGGTCTGCACGGAACCGAGTACGCCTCGATCATCGCGGTGGAACGCCTGATCGAGAGAATCGATCCTGCATCCGTGGCAGGAACGGTAATCCTGTTGCCGCTGGTCAACATTAACTCATTCGAGCAGAAGGTCCCCCATGTCAATCCCGTGGACGGCAAGAGCATGAACCGTATGTATCCGGGGGACAGGAACGGAACCCAGACGGACCGCGCTTCCTACTTTATAACCAGGGAGGTGGTGGAGAAATGCGATCACCTGATCGATCTCCACGGCGGCGATCTCGACGAGAGCCTTCGTCCCTACAGCTATTGGACGAAGACGGGCAATGACAAGCAGGACGCGATTTCGCGTGAGATGGTTCTCGCCTTCGGCCTTGACCACATCATCATTTCCACAGACCGCCCGAAGGACCCCGCAGCATCCCGCTACCTGGAAAACACTGCGACCACGCGCGGGAAACCCTCGATCACGGCCGAGGCCGGGCACGCGGGCACGGTCGAACCGGAGGATGTCGAGGCGCTCGCACGAGGGTGCCTCAGTGTGATGCGCTATTTCAAGATGCTTCCGGGACAGCCCGAGCGCGTCGAGCATCCGGTCTGGATCGAGAAAATTCACACGATTGCGAGTGAAAGAAACGGCATCTTCTATCCCCTGGTCCGGCGCGGAACCTACGTGGCGGAAGGAATGGCGGTGGGCTATCTGACCGATTACGTCGGCAACAAGATCCTTGAAGCGCGGGCTCCGGCAGCGGGGATCGTTCTGTTCATCCGGGCCGTTCCTTCGATGACCAAGGGGGAGACCATCGCCAACATCGGCGTCGTGGGCGCGTCCAAATGA
- a CDS encoding PilT/PilU family type 4a pilus ATPase, which translates to MQTATKTLPSAFERFNQILRTMAEQGASDLHISVGSGFRIRIQGKLVTASDGGPLSANDIAAVAAGILLVNRRCTKDNLAQFIDGLTDCDCSYSVPTLGRYRVNIASQRRSLSLVLRHIPYNLPTIEGLGLPPVIADIAMADRGLVLVTGVTGSGKSTTLAAMINLVNKTKHCKIVTIEDPIEFLYKDEMCTVTQRECGSDTESFAKALRAALRQDPDIILVGEMRDKETIDIAIKAAETGHLVLSTVHTTDAPKTISRILSVFDPAEQASVRLRLSETLLAILSQRLLRRADGTGRLVACEIMRQTQSIQECIAEPSKTAMIKEFIEKGRDLYRMQTFDQHLTDLYRSEKITLETAKAAATSAADFERNLQFQ; encoded by the coding sequence ATGCAAACTGCAACCAAGACTCTGCCCAGTGCATTCGAACGCTTCAATCAAATCCTGAGAACCATGGCCGAGCAAGGGGCCAGCGATCTCCACATCTCAGTCGGCAGCGGATTTCGCATCCGGATTCAAGGAAAGCTGGTTACCGCGTCGGATGGCGGGCCGCTCTCGGCGAACGACATTGCCGCCGTCGCCGCGGGCATCCTGCTCGTGAACCGCAGATGCACCAAGGACAACCTCGCTCAATTCATCGACGGGCTCACCGACTGCGACTGCTCCTACTCGGTTCCGACCCTCGGGCGATATCGCGTCAACATTGCGAGTCAGCGGCGCTCTTTGTCGCTGGTGCTGCGCCACATCCCTTACAATCTCCCTACCATTGAAGGGTTGGGGCTGCCGCCCGTCATAGCCGACATCGCCATGGCCGATCGCGGATTGGTGCTCGTAACCGGAGTCACCGGCAGCGGCAAGTCCACCACCCTGGCGGCCATGATCAACCTGGTCAACAAGACGAAGCACTGCAAGATCGTTACGATTGAGGATCCGATCGAGTTCCTCTATAAGGACGAGATGTGCACCGTCACGCAGCGCGAATGCGGTTCCGACACCGAGAGCTTCGCTAAAGCACTGCGGGCCGCCTTGCGGCAGGATCCGGACATCATTCTCGTCGGGGAGATGCGCGATAAAGAGACGATCGATATCGCGATCAAGGCTGCGGAAACCGGACATCTGGTTCTGTCCACGGTCCATACTACGGATGCGCCCAAGACCATTTCGCGCATCCTCAGCGTCTTCGACCCGGCTGAGCAAGCTTCGGTCCGCCTGAGATTGAGCGAGACGCTGCTGGCCATCCTCTCCCAGCGCCTGCTGCGGCGGGCCGACGGCACGGGCCGTCTGGTTGCCTGCGAGATCATGCGCCAGACCCAATCGATCCAGGAGTGCATAGCCGAGCCGTCCAAGACTGCGATGATCAAGGAATTCATCGAGAAGGGCCGCGATCTGTACCGCATGCAGACGTTCGACCAGCACCTGACCGACCTTTATCGCTCGGAGAAAATCACCCTGGAGACGGCCAAGGCAGCGGCAACTTCAGCGGCGGACTTCGAGCGCAATCTTCAGTTCCAATAG
- a CDS encoding protein kinase: protein METLGKYGPLEKLSDVPMGAVYKAFDGSRMRYVTLRTLGSDIEWDPALKKRFCDECRVLIGQRHPNLAAVYEQGQEQNIAYVVTELLPGRNLKMLIAEKAAMTVEQKFAIMIQAAAGLCHAHSLGVLHRNLQPHSIEILPDGRAKIADFGVGGLLSSPGAPVSAQSESRIYLAPEQLLGKEATCQSDVFSLGLIFYEFLTGTHPFYDSDSSKTLDNILYKTHFPTVEQFPEVPFALWPIVERCLAKDAEERYAGMLDFSTACQAALDELAEDSQWMRIELQTTLPRLQKAARKHAAPPALAKLQSEVEHALFNEDKSDYQSLSRLVAALAEQHRLLETSSEATFPSLPEPADTPPGKDSITVDEGTMSAEASAGVPDSKETCTPAPCTPGLPLQSGAADFPAMMDSGFAPFAAAAGSREKSEAETTEPPAPARDENLSLPGLPLPSCGPAPAESFVARHPSGELPRMGGTRKESVSELLRKIDQGQDSTRKTVEKFLAGRQAMATTGTQKSPETALAGTASAGAQREACEPKREATPAAVTPGTDREQPQQPAAHARTGKDHASRARLPIEGVEGVPRGFSRQDLRRATLWISAAVLVLILAVAVPTWVRNRFGSNAGRNIFALGQRATGMVPSRTSGKSSDRTVDALRSRLDFTRQDILLQEAQILRSIGRLGESKVFLKRLIEIYPTYLPAQQELDQIEAATSPPKNSSSRDQDNQQQTVQKLLASAASAINTGKLPRAMSDLDKADQMQPGLVEVANLRRRLEAKKAELAASTTRQQEEQLAAQRQNESEALIRRTDELYRQGKYDEALAAVEERLAQDPELPRAQELRSSTIEVQRSLKAYQSALEGGKYAEARAALDRLERINPADPDLPALRKRAETPPAPGSASLTMYALAEPSALLLDDQPVGTGGELINHALSAGRHKLLARNSAGREVVLIHEFPNGQSISMVYDVAGQILRPMVESDRELMRKSKARQQAHRFAVEHSHGLFRGSCKGDLILDYYHIVYQPTTGSHGFSVPFKDFKLRVEDKTAVLLHTADSKEFSAFRLADAGVAQTLKKLWDDLTALDK from the coding sequence ATGGAAACATTGGGGAAGTACGGACCCCTGGAGAAGTTGAGTGACGTGCCCATGGGGGCGGTGTACAAAGCCTTCGACGGCTCGCGTATGCGCTACGTTACCCTCCGCACACTGGGCAGCGATATCGAATGGGATCCGGCACTGAAAAAGCGCTTCTGCGATGAGTGCCGTGTCCTGATCGGTCAGAGGCATCCCAACCTCGCTGCTGTCTATGAACAGGGCCAGGAACAGAACATCGCTTATGTGGTGACGGAGTTGTTGCCGGGCAGGAATCTGAAGATGTTGATTGCTGAAAAAGCCGCCATGACGGTGGAGCAGAAGTTCGCCATCATGATCCAGGCGGCGGCTGGCCTGTGCCATGCCCATTCACTGGGAGTGCTGCACCGGAACCTCCAGCCACACAGCATAGAAATACTGCCTGATGGAAGGGCCAAGATTGCGGACTTCGGCGTCGGTGGCCTGCTCTCATCACCCGGCGCTCCCGTTTCAGCCCAGTCTGAATCCAGGATCTACCTGGCGCCGGAGCAGTTGCTGGGCAAGGAAGCGACCTGCCAATCGGATGTTTTTTCCCTTGGCCTCATTTTTTATGAGTTTCTGACGGGAACTCACCCATTTTATGACAGTGACAGCAGCAAGACGCTCGATAACATCCTGTACAAAACGCACTTTCCTACGGTAGAGCAGTTCCCGGAAGTGCCCTTCGCCCTGTGGCCGATCGTGGAGAGATGCCTCGCCAAGGATGCGGAGGAACGCTATGCGGGCATGCTGGATTTCAGCACAGCGTGCCAGGCGGCCCTCGATGAACTGGCCGAGGACTCCCAGTGGATGCGCATCGAACTCCAGACCACATTGCCGCGCCTGCAGAAAGCGGCCCGAAAACACGCTGCACCCCCAGCACTCGCGAAGCTGCAAAGCGAAGTGGAGCACGCTCTGTTCAACGAAGACAAGTCGGACTATCAGTCGCTGAGCCGCCTGGTTGCCGCATTGGCAGAACAACATCGCCTGCTGGAGACCTCTTCGGAAGCTACATTCCCTTCCCTGCCCGAGCCGGCGGACACTCCGCCCGGGAAGGACTCAATCACTGTGGACGAAGGGACCATGTCCGCTGAAGCATCCGCGGGCGTGCCCGACTCGAAGGAAACATGCACACCCGCCCCTTGCACTCCGGGTCTCCCATTGCAGAGCGGCGCTGCCGACTTCCCGGCTATGATGGATTCGGGATTTGCTCCGTTTGCTGCAGCGGCGGGAAGCCGGGAAAAATCGGAGGCCGAGACCACAGAACCCCCGGCACCCGCACGCGATGAAAACCTGAGCTTGCCGGGCTTGCCTCTGCCATCGTGTGGACCGGCGCCAGCCGAGTCCTTCGTAGCCAGACATCCGAGCGGAGAATTGCCGAGGATGGGTGGTACCCGCAAGGAAAGCGTCTCCGAACTGTTGCGGAAGATCGATCAGGGGCAGGATAGCACCAGAAAGACGGTGGAGAAGTTCCTGGCCGGGCGGCAGGCAATGGCGACGACCGGGACGCAGAAATCACCGGAGACCGCCCTCGCCGGGACGGCATCCGCAGGTGCGCAGCGAGAGGCTTGCGAGCCAAAGCGGGAAGCGACGCCGGCTGCAGTCACGCCGGGAACCGATCGTGAGCAGCCGCAGCAGCCGGCCGCACACGCCAGGACGGGCAAAGATCACGCATCTCGCGCGAGGCTACCGATTGAAGGAGTGGAGGGAGTTCCCAGAGGATTTTCTAGACAGGACCTGCGGCGGGCAACTCTCTGGATTAGCGCAGCCGTGCTGGTGCTGATCCTGGCTGTGGCGGTTCCAACGTGGGTACGAAATCGCTTCGGATCGAACGCAGGCAGGAACATATTCGCTCTTGGTCAGCGGGCGACGGGAATGGTGCCCTCACGAACCTCCGGCAAATCATCCGACCGGACGGTGGATGCGCTTCGTAGCAGGCTTGATTTCACGCGCCAGGACATTCTGCTGCAGGAGGCGCAGATCCTCCGTTCCATCGGACGCCTCGGTGAAAGCAAGGTATTTCTGAAACGCCTCATCGAAATCTATCCAACGTACCTGCCGGCGCAGCAGGAACTCGACCAGATCGAGGCCGCAACCAGTCCGCCGAAGAATAGTTCGTCCAGAGATCAGGATAACCAGCAGCAAACGGTGCAGAAGCTGCTCGCCAGCGCCGCATCCGCGATCAATACCGGCAAACTGCCGAGAGCGATGTCTGATCTCGACAAGGCTGACCAAATGCAGCCGGGACTGGTGGAAGTGGCAAATCTGCGCAGACGCCTGGAGGCTAAGAAGGCGGAGCTGGCCGCGAGCACGACCCGCCAGCAGGAGGAGCAACTTGCGGCACAGAGGCAGAACGAGTCCGAGGCCCTGATTCGGCGCACCGATGAACTTTATCGGCAGGGAAAGTATGACGAGGCGCTCGCGGCAGTCGAGGAGCGACTGGCACAGGATCCCGAGCTACCCCGGGCACAGGAACTCCGGAGCTCGACTATCGAGGTGCAACGCAGTCTCAAAGCGTACCAGAGCGCCCTCGAAGGGGGTAAGTATGCTGAAGCGCGGGCGGCACTCGACAGACTGGAACGCATCAATCCCGCAGATCCCGATCTGCCCGCCCTTCGAAAGCGGGCGGAAACGCCCCCGGCCCCGGGCAGTGCTTCCCTGACCATGTACGCTCTCGCCGAGCCCTCAGCCCTCTTGCTCGACGATCAACCTGTCGGAACCGGCGGCGAACTCATCAATCACGCCCTAAGCGCCGGCCGGCATAAGCTCCTGGCCAGAAACAGTGCCGGACGTGAGGTCGTGCTGATCCATGAATTCCCGAATGGCCAGAGCATTTCCATGGTCTATGACGTTGCCGGCCAGATTCTGCGGCCGATGGTTGAATCGGATCGGGAGCTGATGAGAAAGAGCAAGGCCAGGCAGCAGGCGCATCGCTTCGCGGTCGAGCACAGCCACGGTCTCTTTCGAGGCAGCTGCAAGGGCGATTTGATTCTGGACTATTACCACATCGTTTATCAGCCAACCACAGGGTCCCACGGCTTCAGTGTTCCCTTTAAGGATTTTAAGCTAAGGGTGGAGGATAAGACGGCGGTGCTGCTGCACACGGCAGACAGCAAAGAGTTTTCCGCGTTCAGGCTGGCGGATGCCGGGGTCGCACAGACCCTCAAGAAACTGTGGGATGACTTGACCGCCCTCGACAAGTAG
- a CDS encoding sulfoxide reductase heme-binding subunit YedZ, which produces MAVTRRKILALKCMVWAACLAPLGRLVYRGLTGRLSANPIEFITLSTGRWTLVLLLATLSITPLRKLTGLAWLIRFRRLIGLFAFLYGFLHFMTYVWLDKFFDFQDMVKDVIKRPFITAGFFAFLLLVPLAATSTTWSIRKLGGRRWQLLHRAIYISAVSAVIHFWWKVKADTRDPRIFAAVLALLLLYRVAAWGVRLHSGYNSARASDAGRLHRRRSVASPMP; this is translated from the coding sequence ATGGCAGTGACGCGACGTAAGATCCTGGCTCTGAAATGCATGGTGTGGGCAGCCTGCCTCGCGCCGCTGGGACGGCTGGTCTACAGAGGGCTGACCGGTCGGCTGAGCGCAAATCCGATTGAGTTCATTACTCTCTCCACGGGGAGGTGGACGCTGGTGCTGCTCCTGGCGACGCTCAGCATCACACCGCTGCGAAAGCTCACCGGCCTGGCCTGGCTGATCAGGTTCCGCAGGCTGATTGGATTGTTCGCATTTTTATATGGTTTCCTGCACTTCATGACCTATGTCTGGCTGGACAAATTTTTCGACTTCCAGGACATGGTGAAGGATGTGATCAAGCGTCCCTTCATAACGGCCGGCTTCTTTGCTTTCCTGCTCCTGGTTCCGCTTGCAGCCACCTCCACGACATGGTCCATACGAAAACTGGGCGGCAGGAGATGGCAGCTCCTGCATCGTGCGATTTACATCAGCGCCGTTTCTGCCGTGATTCATTTCTGGTGGAAGGTCAAAGCCGATACCCGGGACCCCCGCATTTTCGCCGCGGTCCTCGCGCTCCTGCTGTTGTATCGTGTGGCAGCCTGGGGGGTGCGCCTGCACTCTGGCTACAATTCGGCAAGAGCCAGCGATGCCGGCCGTCTTCACCGGCGCCGTTCAGTCGCGAGCCCGATGCCGTAG
- the msrP gene encoding protein-methionine-sulfoxide reductase catalytic subunit MsrP, whose amino-acid sequence MLIKKAPDIRSSEITPKEIYLNRRKFMAGLGAAGTALVAGRFLRNLMNPQTVVHAGTKLPYIKSGLSTQGEKLTPYQDITTYNNFYEFGTDKEDPSRYATNFKTTPWTVSVEGLVKKPRTYDVDSIIRMHPSLEERIYRLRCVEAWSMVIPWIGIPLSSVIKAVEPASKARFVAFETLYDPKQMPEQRRSVLEWPYVEGLRMDEAMHPLTFLVVGLYGETLPNQDGAPIRLVIPWKYGFKGIKSIVKIRFVEKQPPTTWNIMAPQEYGFYANVNPEVDHPRWSQAKERRIGEFFKRSTLMFNGYGDQVAGLYSGMDLRRYY is encoded by the coding sequence ATGCTGATCAAGAAAGCTCCGGATATTCGGTCTTCCGAGATCACGCCGAAGGAAATCTATCTCAATCGCCGCAAATTCATGGCGGGCCTGGGAGCGGCCGGAACTGCTCTGGTTGCCGGCCGGTTCCTGCGCAATCTGATGAATCCCCAAACGGTAGTTCACGCCGGGACTAAGCTGCCATACATCAAGAGCGGTCTCAGCACGCAGGGCGAGAAGCTCACGCCTTACCAGGACATTACGACCTATAACAATTTCTACGAGTTTGGGACCGACAAGGAGGACCCTTCACGTTACGCGACCAACTTCAAAACCACTCCGTGGACGGTTTCCGTCGAAGGTCTGGTCAAGAAACCGCGGACCTATGACGTCGACAGTATCATCAGGATGCATCCTTCCCTCGAGGAGCGCATCTACCGTTTGCGCTGCGTCGAAGCCTGGTCCATGGTCATTCCCTGGATCGGAATTCCGCTCAGTTCGGTCATCAAGGCGGTCGAGCCGGCATCGAAGGCCAGGTTTGTAGCTTTCGAGACTCTCTACGATCCGAAGCAGATGCCGGAGCAAAGGCGTTCCGTGCTGGAATGGCCTTACGTCGAGGGGTTGCGTATGGATGAGGCCATGCATCCTCTTACGTTCCTCGTCGTGGGGCTCTATGGTGAGACTTTGCCGAATCAGGACGGGGCACCCATCCGTCTGGTAATACCCTGGAAATACGGCTTCAAGGGCATCAAATCCATCGTGAAGATCAGGTTCGTCGAAAAACAGCCCCCCACAACCTGGAACATCATGGCCCCTCAGGAATACGGCTTCTACGCCAACGTCAACCCGGAGGTGGATCATCCGCGTTGGAGCCAGGCGAAGGAGCGCCGCATCGGCGAGTTCTTTAAGCGTTCCACACTCATGTTCAACGGCTACGGCGATCAGGTTGCCGGCCTTTACTCAGGCATGGACCTGCGCAGATACTACTGA
- a CDS encoding peptidase M6, translating to MKKHSVPRRVTITRGFSFLCLSFILLAATACAGRAIPTQSPTAQTGTGGSQSPAQEPIDPQKCQDQQDMTWADYHPIPGKDWADPSLVPGRQLRIALVAVDFPDQPFVITLPKRSDLFGNPQIDPVRREDVPQFYADFWNKPNALNHGHTINGYWMEQSHGKIGIPKMDAFGPYRMPKNLFQYGLNEYKQQSGCPTGFTCNGDLETDADALWRQATGMTVNDTKAKYDRILRIYAGYDETSIWQEFGEMKFQSQNDIPAEWGNPDTTKPRWVITRYVPWTSWKSGQMQWGLSSMRQGENSGTITHEIAHVAFSTGDNNNNPYVTPYRRVGSGPWDIMDRGSFNGPGGPHRRWVVPAAEGAAMPAGFMLRERIRFEFVRPENVLKLNRDGLAKSGPAVATVTARAVDPGPGGLAGITVTFDGSAPQDKTPPCDINKDPLCAGNPTYNFYSLEVVQRIGYDSFTPDNGVLISKVRNRADQSTGYGCFTWVIDAHPEDIHMVDFKRPDGTPVMRTIADYRQLNDALFHAGLKSGSQYEWEDTPNRLHFYIIDLHKDANGILSYTVGVRSLDGSGPQSRGVSLAGASAQANPTTCNFTLKNTGAPAAADPSLRPQDAAPYLNSDIYRLSVSVEGKGWSAQLTNALAAVKIGDSETVPVHLTRAPGSAASAKVTLKAVSESDPTKTAKATSSVSASSARR from the coding sequence ATGAAAAAACATTCAGTCCCCAGACGGGTCACAATCACCCGGGGCTTTTCGTTTCTGTGTCTCTCGTTCATTCTCCTGGCCGCCACGGCATGTGCCGGGAGGGCGATCCCGACTCAGAGCCCGACGGCCCAGACCGGAACGGGCGGAAGCCAGTCTCCCGCGCAGGAGCCGATCGACCCGCAGAAATGTCAAGACCAGCAGGATATGACGTGGGCCGACTACCACCCCATCCCGGGCAAGGACTGGGCCGACCCTTCGCTCGTGCCTGGCCGGCAGCTTCGCATCGCACTCGTAGCGGTCGATTTCCCCGATCAGCCGTTTGTGATCACCCTGCCAAAGCGGTCGGATCTCTTCGGCAATCCGCAAATCGATCCGGTGCGGCGCGAGGACGTGCCGCAGTTCTACGCCGACTTCTGGAACAAGCCCAATGCGCTCAATCACGGGCACACGATCAACGGATACTGGATGGAGCAGTCGCACGGGAAGATCGGCATTCCCAAGATGGACGCGTTCGGCCCGTACCGGATGCCCAAGAACCTGTTCCAGTACGGCCTCAACGAGTACAAGCAGCAGAGCGGCTGCCCGACCGGATTCACCTGCAACGGCGACCTCGAGACCGATGCCGACGCGCTCTGGCGCCAAGCCACCGGCATGACTGTCAACGACACCAAGGCAAAGTACGACAGAATCCTGAGAATCTACGCCGGATATGACGAAACCAGCATCTGGCAGGAATTCGGCGAAATGAAGTTCCAGTCGCAGAACGATATTCCCGCCGAATGGGGCAACCCCGACACGACCAAGCCGCGGTGGGTCATCACCCGCTACGTGCCGTGGACTTCCTGGAAATCCGGCCAGATGCAGTGGGGGCTCTCTTCGATGCGCCAGGGCGAGAACTCCGGCACCATCACCCATGAGATCGCCCACGTCGCCTTCAGCACCGGCGACAACAACAACAATCCCTATGTCACACCCTACCGACGCGTGGGTTCCGGCCCATGGGATATCATGGACCGCGGCTCATTCAATGGTCCGGGCGGCCCGCACCGGCGCTGGGTCGTGCCGGCGGCAGAAGGGGCAGCCATGCCTGCAGGATTCATGCTCCGGGAAAGGATCCGCTTTGAGTTCGTCCGCCCGGAAAATGTTCTCAAGCTCAACCGGGATGGTCTGGCGAAGTCAGGACCGGCGGTTGCAACCGTCACGGCCAGGGCCGTGGATCCAGGACCGGGCGGCTTGGCCGGCATCACCGTCACGTTCGACGGAAGCGCCCCGCAGGACAAGACGCCTCCCTGCGACATCAACAAGGACCCGCTGTGCGCAGGCAATCCGACCTACAACTTCTACTCTCTGGAGGTTGTCCAGCGGATCGGCTACGACTCGTTCACGCCGGACAATGGCGTCCTGATATCCAAAGTCCGGAATCGCGCCGACCAGTCGACCGGCTACGGCTGCTTCACCTGGGTAATCGACGCTCACCCGGAAGATATCCATATGGTCGATTTCAAGCGGCCGGACGGTACGCCCGTGATGCGCACCATCGCCGACTATCGGCAGCTGAACGACGCGCTCTTCCATGCCGGCCTTAAGTCCGGCAGTCAGTACGAGTGGGAGGACACGCCCAACCGGTTGCACTTTTACATAATCGATCTCCATAAGGACGCCAACGGGATCCTGTCGTACACTGTCGGTGTGCGGTCGCTCGACGGGTCCGGCCCCCAGTCGCGCGGTGTGTCCCTTGCGGGAGCGAGTGCCCAGGCCAATCCGACGACCTGCAACTTCACCCTGAAAAACACGGGTGCGCCGGCCGCAGCGGATCCGTCGCTCCGTCCGCAGGACGCCGCACCATACTTGAACAGCGACATCTATCGCCTGTCGGTTTCGGTTGAGGGTAAGGGTTGGTCGGCGCAACTGACGAACGCGCTCGCTGCCGTGAAGATCGGTGATTCGGAGACAGTACCGGTACACCTGACCAGGGCACCGGGAAGCGCCGCGTCCGCCAAGGTAACCCTGAAAGCGGTATCGGAGAGCGATCCGACAAAAACGGCGAAGGCGACCTCGTCAGTTTCAGCTTCGAGTGCCAGGCGGTAG
- a CDS encoding sigma-70 family RNA polymerase sigma factor: MGTASPSLYAQPMAMTSPKGFAELYERHYAAVYHTALRVTGNPADAEDVLQTVFLRVLNQGGRLDPAQVPEAYFRRAATNAAVDLLRRRVSHREDQLDDQAVHAAAESPALLKERLRRAIATLGEDDAEVFLLRYVEGLSNGELAEMFGLEKNNIAVRLHRIRQALQAEMER; this comes from the coding sequence ATGGGAACAGCCAGCCCTTCACTCTACGCGCAGCCCATGGCCATGACTTCGCCAAAGGGATTTGCCGAACTGTACGAACGCCATTATGCCGCGGTTTACCACACCGCCCTCCGCGTCACCGGGAACCCGGCCGACGCCGAGGACGTTCTGCAAACCGTGTTTCTCCGCGTCCTCAACCAGGGCGGACGCCTGGACCCTGCGCAAGTGCCGGAGGCCTACTTCCGGCGTGCAGCCACGAATGCTGCTGTGGACCTGCTGCGCCGCAGAGTTTCGCACCGCGAGGACCAGCTCGACGACCAGGCGGTGCATGCCGCTGCCGAAAGCCCGGCGCTGTTGAAGGAGCGGTTGCGGCGGGCGATCGCCACGCTGGGGGAGGACGATGCGGAGGTGTTCCTGTTGCGCTACGTCGAGGGGCTGTCCAACGGGGAACTGGCCGAGATGTTCGGCCTGGAAAAGAACAACATAGCCGTTCGGCTGCACCGGATCCGGCAAGCATTGCAAGCTGAAATGGAGCGTTAG